GAAACCACTGTTTCCGGAACTGCGATGACAATGGCCTATCATGAAGCCCGCCATATCATTAAAAAACATGTGAACAGCAACGAAGACGATGTATTGATCGTGGATGGTTCCGGAATGACAGGCGTAGTCAATAAATTCCAGCGTATTTTAGGATTGAAAGTACCTGAAAACCTGCAAAAGTATACGCAGATTCCGGAAGAGAAAAAACCGGTTGTTTTTATTTCGCACATGGAACACCATTCTAACCAGACTTCATGGCTGGAAACAATTGCTAAAGTTGAGGTAATTCCGGCTTGCGAACAGGGATTGATCTGTTTGGAAAGCTTCCGTGAATTATTGGAAAAATATAAAGACCGCACTTTAAAAATCGCTTCGGTAACGGCTTGTTCTAATGTAACCGGAATCCGTACGGCATATCACGATATCGCTAAAATAGTACATGAATACAACGGGGTTTGTTTTGTGGATTTTGCCTGTTCGGCACCTTATGTTAAAATAGACATGCACCCGGCAGATAATCCGGAAGGCTATCTGGATGCTATTTTTATGTCTCCGCATAAATTTTTAGGCGGACCCGGAACTTCAGGTGTACTGGTTTTCAATAAAAAATTATACAACAACATGATCCCGGATTGTCCGGGCGGAGGAACCGTAAGCTGGACCAACCCGTGGGGCGAACACAAATACCTGGATAATATTGAAGAAAGAGAAGACGGTGGTACACCGGGCTTTTTACAGGTTATCAAAACCGCATTGGCCGTTCAGTTAAAAGAACAGATGGGTATTGATAATATCCTGAAAAGAGAACATGAAATTACCGATTATGTTTTCGGACAATTAAAACAGGCGTCCAACATTAACATACTGGCAGGCCAGCATGAGGATCGTTTGGGGGTTATTTCTTTTTATATCAATGACCTGCATTTTAACCTGGGTGTAAAGATCCTGAACGACAGATTTGGAATTCAAACCCGCGGCGGCTGTAGTTGTGCCGGTACCTACGGGCATTACCTGCTGCATGTGGATCAGGAAACCTCCCATTATCTTACCGGAAAAATTACTTCGGGTGATTTAATCGAAAAACCGGGATGGATCAGAATGTCAATACATCCAACCACTACCAGCGAAGAAGTGGCGTATGTGTGTGACAGTATTAAAGCCCTGGCTGCCAATCACACTGCATGGGCGAATGATTATGAATACAACAAAAATTCAAACGAGTTTGTACACAAAGCAGCGCTTAACCTGGAAAAAGAAATGGTAAAGAGTTGGTTTAAATTATAAAGCAAAAGCCCTGAAATTAATTCAGGGCTTTTTTTATTCTTGGCGATTTAAGCGATTGCTTGTCGCGGTGTTTCCATCGTTTATGGGTCCATAAATAATATTCCGGTGCTTCATGGATCTGCTCTTCAACCATTCGCAGGTACATGCTTGTAATTTGATAGTTGGGAACTTCTTTAGGGTTTTCTACCAAAGGCACAAAGGTAGCCTGATAATGTCCCCGTTTCACTTTTTGTACTTTTACAAACACTAAGGATAAATCCATTTTTTTGGCCAGCATTTCGGCTCCGGTAAATACGGGAACATTAATGCCCATAAAAGTGTCGAAATAGTTGGTTCGGTGCAGCTGTGGCGATTGGTCACTTGCAAAACCGTAAAAACCTTTGATATTGTTAATCTCATTTTTGCGGATAACATCTACCGTTTCTTTGGCTTCAATTAATGTCGCGTTAAAATGCGAACGGATGTCGCGGATTAACTTGTCAAAATATTTGTTCTGGATTTTTTTATAAACGGCAAAAGTCCGGAAATCGATGTACTTGTCAAGGATGATAAGCCATTCCCAACTGGCATAATGCGCACACATCATAATGATACTTTTGTTCTTTTTCTCCATTTCCCTTACCATTTCAATATTGGTAAAAACAAAACGCTTTTTCATCTCTGCTTCCGAAATGGTCATGGTTTTGATCATTTCCAGAAACATATCACACATGTGTTTGAAAAACTTCTTTTCAATCCGGATGCGTTCTTCTTTGGAAAGGTGTGGCAGCGTTAATGCGATATTGTCCCGAACCGTTTTTTTCCGGTAACCGACAAGGTGGTATACCACAACATAAGTACAATCAGACAGAAAGTAAAAAAGAGGAAACGGAAGAATGGAAATACACCATAAAAAAGGGTAGGCGATTATATAGAGTAAAAACTGCATTTCGATATTTTTTACAAATATAACTTTTAAAAATATTTTTACCATCCCAAATTAACATTACCTAAACAAACAATCTGTATTTTTACAGAAAGAAAACCAACCGGAATGAATTCTGTACTATTAATTATTATTGCAATAACGGTAATTGTAAGCTTTAAAGGTTTTAATGACCTTTCGTTTTTTAGAAAATATGAATTTCACGTGGGAAGCATCCGTGCAGGTGAGCAAATCAGAATGTTTTCGTCTGCTTTTCTGCATGCCGATATTGCCCATCTGGCCTTTAACATGCTGACGTTATTCTTTTTTGCACCGGTGGTTATTCAGGATCTGGGTACCGCTTCTTTTCTGATCATATATATAGGAAGTTTACTGTGCGGCAGTTTGCTGACGCTTTACTTTCACAAAGATGATTATTCCTATAGAGCTATAGGAGCTTCGGGTGCGGTAACCGGGATTTTATATGCCGCTATCCTGCTGCGTCCGGATATGACCCTGGGACTGTACTTCATCATTCCGGTTCCGGCATATCTTTTTGGCATTGGCTATTTGCTGTATTCCATTTACGGAATGAAAGCCAAAAATGACAACATCGGGCATGTGGCACATTTTGGCGGGGCAATTGGCGGATATATTATTACAATTGCCAAAGTTCCTTCGATGTTACAGGACAATACTTTAATGGTAATACTGCTGGCAATTCCCATCGTGATCTTGTTTTTTTTAGCAAAAACAGGAAAATTATAATTTTTGGCATTGGATTTGATTTGTAGTATATAACTTAAAAAGCACAAAAATGAAAAAAGCAATTTTAATCGTAGTAACACTGTTCATGGCAACAGTTTCAAATGCACAAGAAATGAAAACACAACCACAGATAGTTGTTTCCGGCGAAGGGAAAATAAAAGTAACTCCGGATTATGTAATCATTAATGTTGGCGTGGAAAACACAGGAGAAGTGGCAGCCGATGTAAAAAAGAAAAATGATATTGCTATTGATGCTGTTATCAAATACTTAAAAAAATCAAAACTGCCGGAAGCGGATTTCCAGACCAAACAGGTTCAGTTGAACAAAACATACGATTATGAAAAGAAAAAACACTATTTCGTAGCCAATCAGACTATCTCAATCACGTTAAAAGAGCTGTCAAAATACGATACGATGATGTTAGGCCTGGTAGATGCCGGTGTAAATGTTATTAACGGTGTGGATTTCAAATCGACTAAAGTTACCGAGTATGAATCACAGGCAAGAGTAAAAGCAGTACAGGATGCTAAAACAAAAGCACAGGATTATGCTGCTGCTTTAAACCAGAAAATGGGGAAAGCAATCCTGGTAGCCGATAATTCGTCTACATACTACCCGAGACCGTATATGTCAGCCATGAAAATGTCGGCCGATACCGAAATGACAAGAGAGACTTTAGCGATCGGAGAGATTGAAGTTACCGCTAATGTGACGATAAATTTCGCATTGGATTAATCCAATTCTTTATAAAAACTGATAAAACTGCCCGGTTAGGGCAGTTTTTTTTTACGTAAACATTTGAAAATAATTTCTTTACATTTTTTCAATCGTTTAAATTTTTCAATTTTCAAGAATTGTCTATTTTTGCACATGCAACACAACGTACTTATTTTAGATTTCGGGTCGCAATACACTCAGCTTATTGCGAGAAGAGTTCGCGAATTAAATATTTTCTGCGAAATTTTTCCTTTCAATCACTTTCCCAGTGATTTATCAAGTTATAAAGCGGTTATCCTTTCCGGTAGCCCATACTCCGTAAGAGCAGAAGATGCACCGCATCCGGACTTATCACAGATCAGAGGTAAAATGCCGTTACTGGCGGTTTGCTACGGAGCACAATACCTGGCACATTTTAGCGGAGGAGAAGTAGCCCCTTCCAATATCAGAGAATATGGAAGAGCGAACCTGTCTTATGTAAAAGATGACGAAGCCTTCTTCGATGAAGTGGCTTTAAATAGTCAGGTTTGGATGAGCCACAGTGATACCATCAAGCAATTGCCAACAAACGGTGTTCGTCTGGCAAGTACTAAAGATGTGGAAAATGCGGCTTACAGAATTGAAGGAGAAACCACTTATGCTATTCAGTTTCATCCGGAAGTTTACCATTCAACAGACGGTAAACAGATGCTGGAGAACTTTTTAGTAAAAATTGCAGAAGTACCTCAAAACTTTACCCCTAAAGCATTTGTTGAAGAAATCGTAGACGAATTAAAAGGTAAAATTAAAAATGATAAAGTTGTTTTAGGACTTTCCGGTGGAGTAGATTCTACGGTAGCGGCAGTATTGTTAAACAAAGCTATCGGTGAAAACCTGTACTGTATTTTCGTAAACAACGGACTATTGCGTAAAAATGAATTCCAGAACGTTTTGGAGCAATACAAAGGAATGGGCTTAAACGTAAAAGGAGTGGATGCTTCGGCACGTTTTTTGAATGAATTGGCAGGTATTGAGGATCCGGAAACGAAAAGAAAAACAATCGGACGTGTGTTCATTGAAGTTTTTGATGATGAAGCCCATCTTATTGAAGATGTAAAATGGCTGGCTCAGGGAACGATCTATCCGGACGTAATCGAATCGGTATCGGTAAAAGGACCATCGGCAACGATCAAATCGCACCACAATGTGGGTGGTTTACCGGATTTCATGAAATTACAGGTAGTAGAACCGTTACGAATGCTTTTTAAAGACGAAGTAAGAAGAGTAGGAGCTACTTTGGGAATCAGCCCGGACTTATTGGGAAGACACCCGTTCCCGGGACCTGGATTATCCATCCGTATCCTGGGGGATATTACACCGGAGAAAGTTAGTATCTTACAGGATGTAGATGCGATCTTTATTGAAGGACTGAAAACACACGGATTATACGACAAAGTCTGGCAGGCAGGAGCAATCCTGTTACCGGTAAACAGCGTTGGGGTTATGGGAGATGAACGTACCTATGAAAAAGTAGTTGCGTTGAGAGCTGTAGAATCTACAGACGGAATGACTGCAGACTGGGTACATTTACCGTATGACTTCCTGATGAAAATATCGAACGAAATTATCAATAAAGTGAAAGGGGTTAACCGGGTTGTTTATGACATCAGCTCCAAACCGCCGGCCACAATTGAGTGGGAATAAAAAGAAATTGTAAATTTGAGATAAGTCGTTATAAAATTCTAACTTTATAACGACTTATTCGCTTAAAAATAGTAGTATGAAATATATTGTAACTGTTGTAATTTCAGGACTTTTTATGTCCGGTGTTGTTTTTGGACAAACTAAAAATTACATAGAACATAAGGTAGAAAAAGGAGAAACAGTAGTACAGATTGCAAAAAAGTATAGTGTAACGCCTTACGATATTTATCGGATGAACCCGGATTCGCAAAACGGATTAAAGGAAAATTCGAAAATATTGGTTCCGACAGCTTCCGGTAAAATAATTACTGCAAAAACAGAAGATAAGAAAACCGCAACTAAAGAAGTCCTTAAAGAAAAAGTAAAGGAAACTTTAGGAACGGTAACCATTACACATACGGTAGAACCGAAAGAAGGCGTTTACGGTATTGCTAAAAAATACGGAACCACGGTTGAAGCCATCTACAAAAGCAATCCTGCTGTAGAAAAAGACGGATTGAAAATTGGTCAGGTGCTGACTTTTACCGCTCCGAAAGCAGACAAACAACAGCTTAAAGCTGAGAAAAAAGAATTGAAGCAGGAGCTTAAACAAGCGGCAGCTGCCGGATCGGGCACAGCTTCCGGTAAAGCGGTTTACCATATTGTTGAAGCAAAAGAGACCAAATTCGGTATTGCTAAAAAATACGGTTTAACGGTTCCGGAATTAGAAGACCTGAATCCCGGAATAAAAGAAAACCTGGAAATCGGATACAATTTACGACTGAACAAAAATGTTCCTTCGGTACAGAAAACCGTAGAAAAGGAAATTGAAAAGGTTGCCGAAGAAAATAAATACCTGAGCTACCAGGTAAAACCTAAAGAAACCATGTATCGTCTGACCAAATCGTCAGGATTGAGTGAAGAGCAATTGATCTCTTTAAACCCGGAATTAAAAGACGGTGTTAAAGCGGGAATGGTTTTAAAACTGCCGAATACTTCTAAATTTGACGATGTTAAAACGAACAAAGCTTCTGTTGATATTGTTAAAACACTTAAAAAAGACGGAGAAAAAGAATTGGTATTGTTCATGCCTTTTAACCTGGATAAAATTGCATCCGACTCGATCCGTTCTACACAGGAACGTTTAAAAACGGATAAATTCCTGAACATGACCCTTGATTTTTATGCGGGTGCTTTAGTGGCAATCGACTCGGCTAAAGCCTTAGGTCTGCCGTTAAAAGTTAAGATTTATGACTCTAAGGAAACGAAAAACGCATCGGCAGTAGCGGCAATTATCGATAAAAACAACTTTGCGAATACGGATGCCGTTATCGGTCCGTTTTTTCAGTCTAATGTGGAAACCGCTGCCAATTTGCTGAACCAGTATAATGTTCCGGTAATCTCGCCTTTATCGAATGAAAAAGGGAAACCGTATTCGAACCTGTTTCAGGCAATGCCGAATTCGAATGATGTGAAGCAGAAAATGTTTGACTATATGAAGTCTAAAAACGGCAACATCATTGCGGTGGTCGATCCTAAAAAAGGCTCTTCAAGACAATATTTAAAAGATAACTATCCGTCGGTAAAATTTGCGGAATTAAACGAAAAAGGAAATGTGACGCTGGAAAACATCAAAAGCCTGATGGAAGCCGATAAAACCAATTTTGTTATTCTGGAATCGGAAAGTAAAGTAATGGTGCTGAGTACGCTGAACATTCTGGTGAGTGCTTTATCGCAATTCCAGGTACAGCTGGTAACGCTGGAGAAAAACGAAACCCTGGATTTTGAAGAAATTCCGTTGAGCCGTTTAACCAAACTGAGATTATTGTACCCTTCGGTAGCCAAAGATAACGAAACTCCGGAAGCGGCTATTTTTGCCGGTACATTTAAAAAGAAAAACAACATCTTCCCGAACCGCTTTGCAACAAGAGGTTTTGATGTAACTTTTGATGTTATTGTGAGAATGTTTCAGGAAAACGGATTCCGGGAATCGGTTAACGAAAATGCATCGGAGCAGGTGGAGAACAAATTTGACTACGCAAATATAAACGGAGGCTATTACAATACCGGTGTTTATATTATGAACTATAGTGATGATTTAACTGTAAAAGAAGCAAAATAATGACCTCAAAAGTAACGTATTTAGGAGATTTAAGAACGTCGTCGATTCATTTGCAGTCGGGAAGTGAAATTATATCGGATGCGCCTGTGGACAACAACGGAAAGGGAGAAGCTTTTTCACCCACAGATACCGTGGCGAATGCACTGGCAAGCTGTATGTTTACCGTTATGGGAATAAAAGCAGCTACGATGGATGTTGACTTTTCCGGAGCAACGGCAGACGTAACCAAAGTTATGCAGGCAGAACCGCGAAAAATAGCTGAGATTCATGTGACTTTTAACATGAATATCGAAGCAGACGATAAAACAAAAACAATATTGGAACGAACGGCTTTGACCTGTCCGGTTTATCTGAGCCTGAACCCGGATATTAAAAAAGAAATAATATTTAACTGGAAATAGATAATGGTAAAAGCAGAAAAAGACTATAATTTTTTCGATTGGTGGAAAAAAGCGTTTATTGAAAATTACATCAACTTTTCAGGGCGTGCCCGTCGTTCGGAATATTGGTATTATGTATTGGGTAATTTTATTATTATTGTTCCGCTGTATATCGTATTTATTATTGCTATTGTAACAGGATCGGAAGCATTAATAGGAATTTCAGGTTTCCTGTTGGTGGCTTTTGCACTGGCAACGATCATTCCGTCGTTTGCCGTTGCCGTAAGAAGACTGCATGATACCAATAAAAGCGGCTGGACCTATCTGCTGGCATTGATACCGTTTATCGGTTCCATGATTATCCTGTATTATTTTGTACTGGATGGCGACCATGGAAGAAATGATTACGGCAATGATCCGAAGATGGCACAGAACAATGAAATTGACTTCATAGGAAGAGAATAATATTTTGGATAAAAATAAAGAAGCACTCATCAGGCTGGCTCATACCAAAATGCCCTTCGGAAAATTTGAAGGGCGTTTTCTTATCGATTTACCCGAACACTATATTGTCTGGTACCACAACAAAGGTTTTCCAAAAGGGCAGCTTGGCGAACAGCTGCAGTTGGTCTATGAACTCAAATTAAACGGACTGGAAGAATTAATCCGGAATATAAAAAAGAACTTCCCCAAACCGTAAACCTTTTATTAACGAATAATTGTCAATCTACAGTTATTAATTCTCAATTTATAATTGTACTTTTGCCAAGTTTTTTACACAACTACAACAAACAACAACACAATGAATCAGACGAAATATATTTTTGTTACAGGAGGTGTGACTTCTTCTTTAGGAAAAGGAATTATCGCAGCTTCTTTAGCTAAATTATTACAAGCAAGAGGTTACCGAACGACAATCCAGAAATTTGATCCGTATATTAATGTGGATCCGGGAACATTGAACCCGTATGAACATGGAGAGTGTTATGTAACAGATGACGGAGCCGAAACCGATTTGGACTTAGGACATTATGAGCGTTTTTTAAATGTTCCTACGTCACAGGCCAATAATGTTACGACAGGAAGAGTATATCTTTCTGTAATTGAAAAAGAGCGTCGTGGTGAATTTTTAGGGAAAACCGTTCAGGTAGTTCCGCACATTACGAATGAGATCAAGGAACGTATGCAGTTGCTTGGAAAGTCGGGTGATTTTGACATTGTGATTACAGAAATAGGCGGTACGGTTGGTGATATCGAATCGTTGCCGTATATCGAATCGGTACGTCAGCTATTGTGGGAGTTGGGTGATAATAACGGTATCGTTATTCATTTAACATTAGTGCCCTATTTGGCGGCAGCCGGTGAATTAAAAACAAAACCAACGCAGCATTCCGTAAAAACCTTAATGGAAAGCGGAATCAAAGCGGATATTCTGGTTTGCAGAACCGAGCATGAAATTTCAAGCGACCTGCGTCAGAAATTAGCGTTATTCTGTAACGTTAAAAAAGAAGCGGTTATTCAGTCTATCGATGCTTCAACCATTTATGATGTTCCAAACTTAATGTTGGAAGAAGGATTGGACAGAGTAGCCCTGAAAAAATTGGATTTACCGGAAAAAGCAACACCGGATTTATCACAATGGAATGAGTTCCTGCACAAACTGAAAAACCCGAAACACACCGTTAACATTGGTTTGGTAGGGAAATATGTAGAATTACAGGATTCGTATAAATCCATTTTAGAAGCATTCATTCACGCGGGAGCGGCAAATGAAACCAAAGTAAATGTAATCAGTATTCACTCGGAATACCTGGATGAGAAAACGGTTGCCGATAAACTGAAAGGTTTGGATGGTATTTTGGTTGCTCCGGGATTTGGAGGAAGAGGAATTGAAGGAAAAATAGAAACGGTTCGCTATGCCAGAGAAAACAAAATTCCATTCTTTGGAATCTGTCTGGGTATGCAGATGGCCGTTATTGAATATTCCAGAAATGTTCTGGGTTATGCCGATGCCAATTCGACAGAAATGAACGACAGCACGTCTTACCCGGTGATCAGCATCATGGAAGAACAAAAAAATATTACCGATAAAGGAGGAACCATGCGTTTGGGTGCCTGGAAATGTACTTTAAAAGAAAATACACTGGCACATTCTATTTATGGTAAAACCAATATTTTAGAGCGTCACCGTCACCGTTATGAATTTAACGGAGACTATTTGGAAGCTTTGGAAAATGCAGGATTAAAAGCATCAGGAGTAAACCCTGATACCGGTTTAGTGGAAGTAGTGGAATTAACGGATCACCCGTTTTTCATTGGGGTTCAATACCATCCGGAATATAAAAGTACGGTAGCTAATCCGCATCCGTTGTTTGTACATTTTGTAGAAGCAGCTGTGAAAAATAAAGTTTGTTGCTAAAAATTTTTGCAACTCACCATAAACAATAAACGATTAGAATGGAAGAAAAGAAATTAGACACAAAATCTATTTTAGGATTTGTTTTGATTGCAGGATTGATGATCTGGATGATGTACAACAACATCGACAAAGAGAAACAATCCATTGCAGAAGATGCTCAAAAAGCTAAAGTTGAAAAAGTAGAGAAAGCTAAAGAAGCGGCAGTTACCAAAGCAATTGCCGATACAACTCAGCCGGATTCACTTCGCGTAAAAGCATTGCAAAGTTCTTTGGGAGCTTTCGCATACAGTGCTTCATTGCCTTCTGCAAAAGAAAACGTTACCGAAATTAAAAATGAAGTTTTAACGTTAAAAATCGCTAACAAAGGTGGTTATATCGTAGAAGCTACCGTTAACGGTTTTGAGCAATTCAGCAAAAATTCAAAAAGAAATGTTGAATTAATCAAACAAAACAACGCCAATCTGAACCTTCAGATCAACACTCAGGACAATCGTATTTTAAATACTAAAGACCTTTATTTTGAGCCTACTGTAACAAAAGAAGGGGACAATCAGGTTTTAACGATGAGACTAAAAGCCGGTGCCAACCAGTTTTTAGAGTACCGTTATGTATTGAAACCAAAAGAATACATGATGGATTTCGCAATCCGTTCTCAGGGACTTAGCAATGTTATTAACACGGCTAAACCGCTGGATCTGGAGTGGCAGTTAAAATCATTCCGCAACGAAAAAAGTGTAAGCTATGAAAACAGATACACGGATTTGGTTTACGAATATGAAAGCGGAAAAGACAACTCGTTAAGCGCAACCAGTAAATTAGATGAGAAATCTGCAGAAAACGTTACGTATGTAGCCTTCAAACAACATTTCTTTACGTCTATTTTATTAACAGATACGCCGTTTAAAACAGCTCAGTTAAAATCGGAGAACCTGGTTCACGATGAAAAAATTGACACGGTTTTTACTAAAAACTTCGTCGCAAAATTACCGTTAGAATTCAAAAACGGAGAGTTGAACTATAACATGAACTGGTACTACGGACCGTCAGACTATAAAACATTAAATTCATACAACAAGAACCTGGATGAAGTAATGCCTTTGGGATGGGGAATTTTCGGTTGGATTAACCGTTATGTATTTATCCCTGTTTACGGATTCTTAAGCGGATTTGTTCCTCACGGTATCGCCATTATTATCTTCACGATCTTAGTGCGTCTGGTAATGTCACCGGTAACTTATAAATCATATTTGTCTCAGGCAAAAATGAAAGTGTTGCGTCCGGAAATTGCAGAATTGAATGAAAAATTCTCTAAAGACCCGATGAAGAAACAACAGGAAACAATGAAACTGTACAATAAAGCCGGTGTGAATCCTATGGCAGGATGTTTACCAGCCGTCATGCAGATTCCGGTTTTCTATGCCCTCTTCCAGTTCTTCCCGTCTTATTTTGATTTAAGACAGAAAAGCTTCCTTTGGGCAGACGATTTATCGTCATACGATTCAGTGTTACACTTACCGTTCTACATTCCGTTCTATGGTAACCACGTGAGTTTATTCCCGATATTGGCATCAGTAGCTATTTTCTTCTATATGAAAATGACAACCGGCGACCAGGCAATGAGCACACCTCCGCAGGAAGGTATGCCGGATATGGGTAAGATCATGAAAATCATGATTTATGTTTCACCAATTATGATGTTATTCTTCTTTAATAACTATGCTTCCGGATTGAGTTTGTATTACTTTATTTCGAATACGATCACTATCGGTATTATGCTGGTTATCAAGAACTACATTGTGAATGAAGAGAAAATTCACGCTCAGATTCAGGAGAATAAGACGAAACCTCAGAAGCAGAGTAAGTTTCAAAGAAAGATGCAGGAAATGATGGAGCAGGCGGAAGCACAGAAAAATGCCAAGCAAAACAAAAAATAATTGAAAAGCATCCGTCAGGGATGCTTTTTTTATACAATCCTTATTTACTTTAGCAGTTTAATCATCAGGGATTAAAATTATTTTCAGGATGATACGTTTAGTATAATTAAACCATTACAAAAATATGAGAACAACATTCTTAGCGATATTCACCTTATTGAGCACCATTGCTTTTTCACAGGAAACGAATAAGAACGACGATAAAGGTCAGCGTCACGGATTGTGGAAAGGAATTTACGACGATACCAAATACCCGCGATATGAAGGAACCTTCGATCACGGAAAGGAAGTGGGCGTGTTTAAATATTTTGACAATACCAAAGCCACGGTTGTTATTGCAACCCGTGATTTTTCGGCAAATGACGGTTCCAATTATACGGTGTTTTTTGACCAGAAAGGCAATAAAGTCAGTGAAGGAAAAATAGTGGGCAGAGAATATGAAGGAGAATGGAAATACTACCATAAAGGCGGAAAAGAAATCATGACGCTGGAATACTATTCCAATGGAAAACTAAACGGAACCCGAAAAGCATTTTACCCGAACAAAGCCGTAGCCGAAGAAATTCAGTATGTAAACGGCGTTAAGCAGGGAATGTATAAAAAATATTCCGATAAAGGAGTGGTAATTGAAGAAACAACCTATGTGAACAATCTGTTTGACGGACCTTCTGTTTACCGCAACTCCAAAAATGAAATAATTACCAAAGGACAATTTAAAAAAGGGCAGAAATCCGGAATCTGGAAGTTTTACGAAAACAACAAACTGGTTAAAGAAGTAAACGCTGCCAAAATAAACGATGTGACCTTTAAGATCAAGACCGATACGGACGGGAAAAAGAAACCGACCGAGTTAAAAAGCAAAACCAATTAATAATGTAATTTTGCAAAAAAAATAGAAGAATCATAAATATAAGGTATAGAAATAGATGAAACGTGTAGTTGTTGGTCTTTCCGGTGGAGTGGATTCGAGTGTGGCAGCCTATCTTTTACAGGAACAAGGCTATGAAGTGATAGGACTGTTTATGAAAAACTGGCATGACGATTCGGTTACGATTTCGAACGAATGTCCATGGCTGGAAGACAGTAATGATGCGCTTTTAGTGGCTGAAAAATTAGGGATCCCTTTTCAGACAGTAGATTTAAGCGAACAATATAAAGAACGTATCGTAGACTATATGTTTAACGA
This region of Flavobacterium inviolabile genomic DNA includes:
- a CDS encoding aminotransferase class V-fold PLP-dependent enzyme — encoded protein: MTTTDTKPTTELEQYFQQFRKNIIGIDQEFESPFGKQKIIYTDWTASGRLYRPIEEKLINEFGPFVANTHTETTVSGTAMTMAYHEARHIIKKHVNSNEDDVLIVDGSGMTGVVNKFQRILGLKVPENLQKYTQIPEEKKPVVFISHMEHHSNQTSWLETIAKVEVIPACEQGLICLESFRELLEKYKDRTLKIASVTACSNVTGIRTAYHDIAKIVHEYNGVCFVDFACSAPYVKIDMHPADNPEGYLDAIFMSPHKFLGGPGTSGVLVFNKKLYNNMIPDCPGGGTVSWTNPWGEHKYLDNIEEREDGGTPGFLQVIKTALAVQLKEQMGIDNILKREHEITDYVFGQLKQASNINILAGQHEDRLGVISFYINDLHFNLGVKILNDRFGIQTRGGCSCAGTYGHYLLHVDQETSHYLTGKITSGDLIEKPGWIRMSIHPTTTSEEVAYVCDSIKALAANHTAWANDYEYNKNSNEFVHKAALNLEKEMVKSWFKL
- a CDS encoding lysophospholipid acyltransferase family protein; its protein translation is MQFLLYIIAYPFLWCISILPFPLFYFLSDCTYVVVYHLVGYRKKTVRDNIALTLPHLSKEERIRIEKKFFKHMCDMFLEMIKTMTISEAEMKKRFVFTNIEMVREMEKKNKSIIMMCAHYASWEWLIILDKYIDFRTFAVYKKIQNKYFDKLIRDIRSHFNATLIEAKETVDVIRKNEINNIKGFYGFASDQSPQLHRTNYFDTFMGINVPVFTGAEMLAKKMDLSLVFVKVQKVKRGHYQATFVPLVENPKEVPNYQITSMYLRMVEEQIHEAPEYYLWTHKRWKHRDKQSLKSPRIKKALN
- the guaA gene encoding glutamine-hydrolyzing GMP synthase — translated: MQHNVLILDFGSQYTQLIARRVRELNIFCEIFPFNHFPSDLSSYKAVILSGSPYSVRAEDAPHPDLSQIRGKMPLLAVCYGAQYLAHFSGGEVAPSNIREYGRANLSYVKDDEAFFDEVALNSQVWMSHSDTIKQLPTNGVRLASTKDVENAAYRIEGETTYAIQFHPEVYHSTDGKQMLENFLVKIAEVPQNFTPKAFVEEIVDELKGKIKNDKVVLGLSGGVDSTVAAVLLNKAIGENLYCIFVNNGLLRKNEFQNVLEQYKGMGLNVKGVDASARFLNELAGIEDPETKRKTIGRVFIEVFDDEAHLIEDVKWLAQGTIYPDVIESVSVKGPSATIKSHHNVGGLPDFMKLQVVEPLRMLFKDEVRRVGATLGISPDLLGRHPFPGPGLSIRILGDITPEKVSILQDVDAIFIEGLKTHGLYDKVWQAGAILLPVNSVGVMGDERTYEKVVALRAVESTDGMTADWVHLPYDFLMKISNEIINKVKGVNRVVYDISSKPPATIEWE
- a CDS encoding SIMPL domain-containing protein; translated protein: MKKAILIVVTLFMATVSNAQEMKTQPQIVVSGEGKIKVTPDYVIINVGVENTGEVAADVKKKNDIAIDAVIKYLKKSKLPEADFQTKQVQLNKTYDYEKKKHYFVANQTISITLKELSKYDTMMLGLVDAGVNVINGVDFKSTKVTEYESQARVKAVQDAKTKAQDYAAALNQKMGKAILVADNSSTYYPRPYMSAMKMSADTEMTRETLAIGEIEVTANVTINFALD
- a CDS encoding rhomboid family intramembrane serine protease; translated protein: MNSVLLIIIAITVIVSFKGFNDLSFFRKYEFHVGSIRAGEQIRMFSSAFLHADIAHLAFNMLTLFFFAPVVIQDLGTASFLIIYIGSLLCGSLLTLYFHKDDYSYRAIGASGAVTGILYAAILLRPDMTLGLYFIIPVPAYLFGIGYLLYSIYGMKAKNDNIGHVAHFGGAIGGYIITIAKVPSMLQDNTLMVILLAIPIVILFFLAKTGKL